The following coding sequences are from one Microtus pennsylvanicus isolate mMicPen1 chromosome 1, mMicPen1.hap1, whole genome shotgun sequence window:
- the Vgf gene encoding neurosecretory protein VGF, which produces MKTLTLPASVLFCFLILIQGLEAAPPGRSDAYPPPLGSEHKEQVAEDAVSRPKDDSVPEVRAARNSEPQDQGELFQGVDPRALASVLLQALDRPASPPAVPGGSQQETPEEAAEALLTESVRSQTHSLPAPEIQVPAAAPPRPQTQDNDPEADDRSEELEALASLLQELRDFSPSNAKRQQETTAAETETRTHTLTRVNLESPGPERVWRASWGEFQARVPERAPLSPPVPSQFQARMPESAPLPETNQFGEGVASPKTHLGETLTPLAKAYQSLGGPFPKVRRLEGSLLGGSEAGERLLQQGLAQVEAGRRQAEATRQAAAQEERLADLASDLLLQYLLQGGARQRDLGGRGLQETPQERESEREEEAEQERRGGGEDELEEEDEEAAEAEAEAEEAERARQNSLLFAEEEDGEAGAEDKRSQEEAPGHRRKDVEGAEEGGEEDDDDEEMDPQTIDSLIELSTRLHLPADDVVSIIEEVEEKRKRKKNAPPEPVPPPRAAPAPTHVRSPPPPPPSPARDELPDWNEVLPPWDREEDEVFPPGPYHPFPNYIRPRTLQPPASSRRRHFHHALTPARHHPDLEAQARRAQEEADAEERRLQEQEELENYIEHVLLRRP; this is translated from the coding sequence ATGAAAACCCTCACGTTGCCTGCATCcgtcctcttctgcttccttatACTGATCCAGGGGCTGGAAGCAGCGCCCCCCGGGCGCTCCGATGCTTATCCTCCACCCCTCGGCTCTGAGCATAAAGAGCAGGTAGCTGAGGACGCAGTGTCCCGGCCAAAGGATGACAGCGTCCCAGAGGTCCGAGCCGCTCGGAATTCCGAGCCTCAGGACCAGGGAGAGCTCTTCCAGGGCGTGGATCCCCGGGCGCTGGCCTCGGTACTGCTGCAGGCACTGGACCGTCCGGCCTCGCCCCCGGCGGTCCCAGGAGGTTCCCAGCAGGAAACACCCGAAGAAGCAGCAGAAGCTCTTTTGACAGAGTCCGTGCGCAGTCAGACCCATAGCCTCCCGGCACCAGAGATCCAAGTGCCCGCTGCAGCCCCCCCTCGCCCTCAGACTCAGGACAACGATCCCGAGGCCGACGACCGCTCAGAAGAGCTGGAGGCGCTAGCATCCTTGCTTCAAGAACTTCGAGATTTCAGTCCGAGCAATGCTAAGCGCCAGCAAGAGACGACCGCAGCAGAGACGGAAACTCGCACGCACACGCTGACCCGAGTCAATCTGGAGAGCCCCGGGCCAGAGCGCGTATGGCGCGCTTCCTGGGGAGAGTTCCAGGCGCGCGTCCCGGAGCGCGCTCCTCTGTCACCCCCGGTCCCTTCGCAATTCCAGGCTCGAATGCCCGAAAGTGCTCCCCTCCCCGAAACCAATCAGTTCGGGGAAGGGGTGGCCTCCCCTAAAACACATCTAGGTGAGACTTTGACACCCTTAGCTAAGGCGTACCAAAGCCTAGGTGGCCCCTTCCCCAAGGTGCGCCGGCTTGAGGGCTCACTCTTGGGCGGCTCCGAGGCTGGAGAGCGCCTCCTTCAGCAAGGGCTGGctcaggtagaggcagggaggagacaggcgGAGGCCACCCGGCAGGCCGCGGCGCAAGAAGAGCGGCTGGCCGACCTCGCCTCCGACCTGCTGCTCCAGTATCTGCTGCAGGGCGGAGCCCGGCAGCGCGATCTCGGGGGTCGCGGGCTGCAGGAGACGCCGCAAGAGCGGGAGAgcgagagggaggaggaggcggagCAGGAGAGACGCGGTGGTGGGGAGGACGagctggaggaagaggatgaggaggcggcggaggcggaggcagaggcagaggaggcggAGAGGGCGCGGCAGAACTCGCTCCTGTTCGCCGAGGAGGAGGACGGGGAAGCCGGAGCCGAGGACAAGCGCTCCCAGGAGGAGGCGCCAGGCCATCGGCGGAAGGATGTAgagggggcagaggagggaggggaagaggacgACGACGACGAGGAGATGGATCCACAGACGATCGATAGCCTCATTGAACTGTCCACCAGACTCCACCTGCCAGCCGACGATGTGGTCAGCATCATCGAAGAGGTGGAGGAAAAACGGAAGCGGAAGAAGAACGCCCCTCCCGAGCCGGTGCCGCCCCCCCGGGCTGCCCCAGCCCCCACTCATGTCCGCTCCCCAccgcccccacctccctccccggCCCGGGATGAGTTGCCAGACTGGAATGAAGTGCTCCCACCCTGGGATcgggaggaggatgaggtgtttCCCCCGGGGCCCTATCACCCCTTCCCCAACTACATTCGGCCGCGAACACTGCAGCCACCCGCATCCTCCCGCCGCCGTCACTTCCACCACGCGTTGACACCTGCGCGCCACCATCCCGACCTGGAGGCCCAGGCCAGGCGCGCGCAGGAGGAGGCGGACGCGGAGGAGCGCCGgctgcaggagcaggaggagctggagaattACATCGAGCACGTGCTGCTGCGCCGCCCGTGA